The Scomber japonicus isolate fScoJap1 chromosome 12, fScoJap1.pri, whole genome shotgun sequence sequence ttatatacagttagctagtttagtccagtggttcccaacctaggggtggggcccctccaaaaagggtcagcagataaatgtgagggctgctgagatgatttatgggaaagaagaaaaaactaagttctgattcacaaatgttttttcagtttttggactttttctctaatctttgatttttgctgaaatattggatcatttgaacatttattgaaatgaaagcatgtgagaagtttagagggaagaatcagtatttggtggagctgttaacaactcatagacatctgaaatgtgagccgactacacactgctgactggtttcatctttaacaatgtgttggattttaaaagcttgttatattttccattgagtcaaatctgcatctgaaaagtaaataaagcTGTTCAATAactgtagtggagtagaaagtacctcacatggaaatactacagtaaagtactagtacctctaactgtactacagtaaagtacaagtacctctaactgtactacagtatagtactagtacctctaactgtactacagtaaagtacaagtacctcaaactgtactacagtaaagtactagtacctctaaatATTACTTTAgtgcagtacttgagtaaatgtgtttctatcacTGTTTCCAGTTCCAGTTTataattcgttactttccatCATTagtaaccatcatcatcatcagttatATTTCTACTTATACGTATTAAACAGCTACAAGTCCCATAAAGAGGatacttatatatattatatcctTATATCATTTATAcacttattttattaaaatctatAAAACTTCAGCTGTCAGATTTAAAGCCtgtgaaatgctgtaaaacaccAACAGAAACTGAAATGATGTTTATAtgttaaatctgtatttcaatacttgagtaaatgtatttaagtacttgagtaaatgtatttagttacTTTGCACCACATTAGTGAGTCATTCAATTCATTTAACTCATATTTCTACTACTTATACTGTTATACCACTATAAACAGGAAGAGGATTTaatcttattatatatattttatacactAGCTTTCCTGTGAAATGCTGTAAAGTACcaacagaaatgtataaatCTGTATTTAGTTATTTTCAGTTAATTTAACTACATTCATGATCATATGTCTACTACTTATACCTTTTATCTGCCTGTGaaatagaaatggaaatgatAGTGTGTGTTAAATCTCTAGTTACTTAAATGAACTTAATCATTATCAGTCATGTCTCTCTTTATATGTTCTCATGTAAAGGTGCTATAAAGAAGAAGAGGGTTTAATCTTCTATATTTTGCTGTTAAGCTCAAATAGAAAAActatattaaattaaaagtaaCTTCCTGCTAAGGTGAAGCTCACCTCCACCTGAGCGTCATCCTCCGTCGCCACCANNNNNNNNNNNNNNNNNNNNNNNNNNNNNNNNNNNNNNNNNNNNNNNNNNNNNNNNNNNNNNNNNNNNNNNNNNNNNNNNNNNNNNNNNNNNNNNNNNNNNNNNNNNNNNNNNNNNNNNNNNNNNNNNNNNNNNNNNNNNNNNNNNNNNNNNNNNNNNNNNNNNNNNNNNNNNNNNNNNNNNNNNNNNNNNNNNNNNNNNNNNNNNNNNNNNNNNNNNNNNNNNNNNNNNNNNNNNNNNNNNNNNNNNNNNNNNNNNNNNNNNNNNNNNNNNNNNNNNNNNNNNNNNNNNNNNNNNNNNNNNNNNNNNNNNNNNNNNNNNNNNNNNNNNNNNNNNNNNNNNNNNNNNNNNNNNNNNNNNNNNNNNNNNNNNNNNNNNNNNNNNNNNNNNNNNNNNNNNNNNNNNNNNNNNNNNNNNNNNNNNNNNNNNNNNNNNNNNNNNNNNNNNNNNNNNNNNNNNNNNNNNNNNNNNNNNNNNNNNNNNNNNNNNNNNNNNNNNNNNctttttcattttgaaaaaaaaaaaacggtcaGAGGTGAAGAATCAGGAAGTGGTTCAGCAGGATGGCGCCGAAGAGGGAAACGCATCAATCGTCATCGTCGGTTTTCTGCTTCTTGGTTTCGACGTCGtcctgaaagaagaagaagatgatgatgaagaggagttagaaagctggagaggaagttttttttttagaggagTCTGATTGGTTGCTGGTGTGAGTCTTCGTCTCACCTCGTCGTCGTCATCGTCGTCCTCAGCTGCCCTTTTTGTGCCGCCTTCGATCTCGTCGTCAtcgtcctcctcgtcttcctcatcGCCTGCAGGACGAAGGAGCAGAGCACAGTGAGACTTTAGaagaagtttttaaaaaaaaaataaaacaagttaaataaaaaaaaaaaatcctcccacGCACCTTCTCCATCatcttcctcgtcttcctcatCAACTTCTTCGTCTTCCTCGTCGTCTACGTCGGGCTCGCCGTTCTCATCGTTCTCCTGGAAACGACAAAAATAAGAGTCAGCATCACCGAAGCTTCactaatattaaaatgtaactttaaaatgtttttataaagttgcagaagaagaagaagaagaagtagcagCAGGTGTGTTACCTTTCCGTTGGTTGCAGCATCTTTGCcgttctccttctcctccaccagCTTCTTCTCCTTCAGGTCCTGATggagacacatttaaaaacaatcaaaagttagaaaagtttttaaaatattttagagTTTCAGTTTCGGCTGCTGCATTTAAAACTTGTGCATCACCTGCCCTTCTACCTAATGGCCTAGTTAGAGCAGCcacagtgcatgctgggagctgtAGTTTCCAGCCCTGTGTGTCAGAATGAAGCCTTCTTATTTAAACACCATACTGGTCTCTGCAGATCCTcccctcgtcctcctcctcctcccactccaTCCCCTCTAATGTGTTGTAATCTGATACTTTGATGTGGCCCCCGGGGCACTCTGGGTATTGTAGTCTTCCGCGGGCTGCCGACGCCGCCATATGTCACGAGACACGCCCGGGAGAGGCACTGCAATACCCAGGATGCACCGCTCCgtttaaaataacacaggagGGCGCaggagcagggggaggaggagggggggggctgtgagggaggaggaggaggaggcacgctgctgctgctggccgcTTGTTGTAACGGAGGCTGGAAAGGACAATAGAAGACGACACATGGCAGGCGAGAAAAACGAAAATAAGGCAAAATAAAGCTGGAGCTGCAAACACGCCACCCAAAAAACACCGTCAGGGGGGTTTTCTCTGCTCCACTCTGACCGGAAAACCGCCCGCCGAGCCTATTAATAGCGCTCCGTTTCCTCGTTTTGTCGACATCGTTCGTTCacagccatcaaacacacacacacacacacacactcacacatatacactgttATTGATTCATTGCTTTACATAATCTTATTGGTTAAAATCCATTAAGCTGTTTAGGAGCATCAGCGGCTCCTTGGCACGAGACAAATGAGCCTCAGTTCAACTCACCGACACACCGACTGGCTGTGCGTAAAAAGGCGCTTGTGCGTAAAAATGCTCCACAACTATAAATAGTGTGAACAGGCACCCCGGATTATCCGCGTTAATGCCAGACACCCCCAACTTTTCCCTCTCCACCTTCTCCATATGTTCATTTGTTATAATCACTCATAATTATTCACCTCCGCGGCTCGCTGCTGTCTCTATTATCTAAAGGCTGGATCCTTTTCTCCCCCCGCGGGGGCTATTAAAGTTTTACCCGATCTAATCCAAAGTCCAACTGGACggaaattaacatttaaagaaaaatagcaCAAAGATGGTCCCGGTTAGAGGGAGAAAGCCCAACCGGTGACGGATCACAAAGAGGGGGAAAACCAGTACCGTCACATCACACCTCCACAGcctggccacacacacacacacacacacacacacggagagagagaagtgggctgcattacaaaaaagaaagaaaaacttttcCCCTGAGACATAAACGCGCCCTGCAAACATGCTCCAAAAATACTGAAGAAAAAGCGGAAGCCGTGGCGCgctgtgtgtgagagtctgtcTCCGGTAAACGGAGGCTGAATAAGCAGCAGCTGCCGCCGACCTTCCTGCGTCGGTAAACAAACCGGGTCGGACGGTGCAGGCCCGCCGGTGCCCTTTTCAAACAAAAACGGAgccataaacaaacaaataatctTAAAGGCTGCAAGTGTTGAGCTTTGAAAGTTGACATCGGTGTGAATTACGCACCtcctgcctctctgtctgtctccattcAAACGGACCAACTTCACACTACTAACCCAGCTGGAGCTCCACAAATCCCGTTTATTAACTCCGCTGCTCAGCCTCAGCAGCTCGTTACGGCTCTATTAATAAAGACAACACGTTTCTCTTCAGGCTCGGACAGAAAAGCGGGCTTTacctttacattttaattcgCAGCCTCTTTGCTTGAGATGTGGAATAAATGTGCGTCAACTCTGCTGATTTAAGAGCCGCTGAGAATGAGCCCAAAAAGCCGTGCAGCGCGCGCTGGAGAGGCGGCTGTGCGTCGGGGCTTGGATGTGCGTGTTTCTCGGAGGAGAACCGAGCCGCTTGTATAAACAAAGAACCCGCGCAGACTGACTGTTACTCTCCGGACAATGAACGCTGCCTGTTTCCATGATGCGGAGCACAGACCCCCCGCTTCATTTTAGTGACATTTccagcagtttaaaaaaaagagagatgtgaACAGAGGATCTTTATCAGCCTCCCGGTTCCCGGTTCATCCAACAGGCTCTTCACTTGGCCGGAATGAGCGCGAAGCGACGAcgaaaggtttttaaaaaaaaaaaaaaaaaaatctaggtTACAAGGCTGGAAAAGCTTTATTCTATCCTAAAAGGGGCTTAGTGAGAGACGGTGAAGGAGTAATGCGGCTTACCTTGGCAGAGATATCCGAGCCGGAGTCAACTTGTGTGTCTGCCATTGTTTTAgttcaataaaataaaggaCGGCTGAAATGAAAGGTTGAATAAAGTAAATCCCTTCTCCTCTTGGTTGGCGGATCGATCAGAGTGATATTGTGCCAGTGGCCAGAGCTGCTCACGGCCGAGCCTTATATATAGGCTTGTGGGCGGGGCTCGGAGAGTTCGATCATCCCTGATTGGCTCGCAGCGCCACAGAGGTGTTCTCCCTCGCGCGTTGGAGTGGAACAATGGGTCGAATTTCTAAAAAACCCGGAGGCCACGCCCCCCTCCTGTCCGCCACTGCACCCGCTTCTTTCTGCccaacaaaccaacaaaaacaacaacctgaACCGATTCAAACCGAATCTAAACGGGATTACAGCGTCGTCTTTTAACACCTGCTTCAAACCGAGAGAAAAAAAGTCGGTTTGCAGCTTTGCACCGAATCACCGCGTCAAATACTCGGTTGACGTATTTGTCAcactttgattgattgatgttcATCTGGTCGAGTGGAACGCAGCGCCGCCGGAGAGCTGCTCCCGCCCACCAAGCCAAACGACGggatagacagaaagatagagagagagagagagagaggtagagagagataGACTGTAAAGAGAGGGAAATGTGGACGGCTCGGACAGTGTTGGTGGATGAAAGCTGCTTTAATAACCTTACTGTcacctctcttctctttgcaCTTATCAATCAGGTGAAAGGCATAGAGTGTAATAGTGGAGCATCGCCACCATGTCTCATCTCAtcacaccccctcctcctcctcctcctcctcctctcctctcctcctccccctttctttcctcctggCGTCCATGTTAGAAATAGAAactccctctcttctctgtaTGTGCGCACTTCTTCTTCACGCACACTggaggtattttttttttttattatttattttttttacataacagTACATCAATTCGTGCTCTACAAggtcgacacacacacacacacacacacacacaaacacaacaaaaacacacgtCTCTCCATCACACCGAGCCAAGCACCGTGGTGTTGTTAATCAGTGTGAACAGGCTGCTTCAGTGCCGGTGGCCTCGTTTTCTCCCCGCCTCTCCATTGTTAGAGCCccggagagggaaaaaaaaaaaagcagtgcgACATAACATAACATGCGATGAGACAAGTGCCAAAAGAAGTAGAATGTGCTCATGAACTGACGCATTCTTATGAAACACGTATTTTTCCTTACCGAGTTTAGTACACATGGCTTTTACAAGCGGAACATGAGAAGGACAAAGCGGCTAAAAACCAGCCGCCATTGCAGGCTCGGGATGGGGGGGATGGGAGCTCCGCTGACAGTCAGCAGCCCACATTCACATTCTGCTCTGCTGACGCACTCACCTGCCACGGACGGCTTTGATTGGATGGCTAAGTGGAATAAACACGGCTTTGGCGCACGTCGAGCGTCGATTGGCTGCAACAGACGTCCATCAATTCAAACTGGGCTCCTCCGGTCAGCTGGAAACCACGGTGAGCTGCGGAGTGGATCAGGAGCGCGGAGCCAGTGTAGAGTTTCACTTcactgttttatatgttttctttCCCATTTTGCTGACGAGGAAACGCGCCTTTTTTTTTACCGCCATGATCTGTGAGAGCGAACTCATTGTGTGTAATAGTTTGGAACAGCCGACCTCTTGATGTCTCATTTAGCCGCGTTATAAAATACTGAAGCAGATATGTGAGGAGAGCACAGCCTGGATGCTTCATCAGAACCAAACTCTGTCCCAACTGCGTCCCACCAACCGTGTTTTGAGTATGTGGTTCATTCACACTTGGAAAAATTCACTAAATCAAGTAGAGATCCAGCAGCAGagcacattaaacacattaaacacattaaaacagctgGTATGATGGTATGAAATGTTAGTGCTGATGGCCACTGTGATGCAAAACACACGAGACACAAAGAGCCCCCCCACAGACTGAACAAAAGTGCAGATGGTGGCACAAAAAGAGAAGATTAAACAATTTTTACTGTgaggaaaataaatagaaatagtcactgggagggaggggggggggggggggttgaggcactttgattgacagcactTGACTACTTGTTTAATTATAATACAAAACAAGCAGAATAAGCTTTTGTTGAACATTCTTTGTCCACTTCTGGGGAGTAAATGTGAGTCTCAGGTCAGTTTAAGAGACAGAACtgagaaaacaacacagaactaaaagtataaaaacatgGAAGACTAAAACATGAGTACAGTGAGGTGGTTTGATACGTGGCTGCGGGTTCAGACCACTGAATGGCTTCAGCTGCAGAAGTGATTCAGACAtcaattaaaaactaaataataccAACACCACTTCTCCCCTTGCTGTCCCACAACTCTCACACCACAGCAAACAGGATCCACATGGTCCTCCTGCTGTCTAACAGGAACTTCTTCTAAAGACACAAAGTTCTTAAAGTTCAGCTTAGTGAGAAAAGGCTAAAAATGGCTGAGTACATGACCCAGAATCAGCCTCCTGGTCCGATTCTTGGTGTCAGCATCGACTCAACAAACTCTAGCAGCCATATATGGACCAGCGCCAGGCTGCGGCCAGGCTGCGGCCAGGCTGCGGCCAGCTGCAGCGGGGCCCCAGACCTTTAGGGCCCCTTAAAACCCCAGGTTCACTGTGTTTCAATTGGTTGTACATAATTTGATTAGCTGCAGATTTGTTTAGGAATTTACACCACTGAAGTACAATATTAAGTAAAACAGGACCTGGATCACCACTTAATCTTGTCTGTGTGTCGCAGAGTGAGGGGCCACGAGTCAGTGCACACATTTAATAGCTGCTTATTTTAGCTGTAATTGGGGCCAAagtcaaacaatacatttgtgCTGCTGGGGCCCCAGAACAGgttggtgtgagtgtgtggtggcAGATGTTCAACCAGGCTAAAGTACACTCATTTCATCcacatgtaataaaaaatacatttatgagtTTACAGCATGATAAGTTGTAGATTTACAGACATCTGAATAAGAGTCACTGTATCCACTAATTATTAATATGAACTGTATATTAGTTCATGTTGTAATATGATGTCTGAATCACAGTGGAACAAGTTAAAAcgtatatttcaattaaaaatgcatgatgTGAGAAATCTGGTTTAGAGTTAAAAACtgaatcatttaaatatgtgtactattttgacattgtgtttgtgtctttatatgacctcatgtttgtctttttatctttaaagCAGTTTGAGTTGAATTGTTATTGAACGTTTTTAAACAAATGACATCGTCTCACCTTCAAACAGTGACTCTAATTATTTGATTCAAAAAGAAATCATCCATAATTCATGTGAACATAAAGACTGAAAGTGTTCTGTTATATGAGGAGTTAAAGTAACATGTTTACATTTCTGATCTATTAACAACTAAATGATCATAAACCTGTTTGTTTTACATCGTCTACCTTTAAACACACATCCATGTTTGAATGTTAAAGCGTCTCAGCTCAGTTTAAAGTTCATCAGTTGATCAAAGTTGAAACATTTGGAGCCTCAGAGACGCCACTAATCCCAGTTTAAAGTTAATCCTGCCTGGTCTACATGACTAAACGCTGCTCTTTAAatgagttgtgtttgtgttaggtTGGCGCTGACTGTCTCTTTGTAGCAGAGATAActggagagaagagcagagagagagataactggagggaagagcagagagagagataactggagagaagagcagagagagagataactggagagaagagcagagagagagataactggagagaagagcagagagagagataactggagggaagaagagcagagagaggtaactggagggaagagcagagagagatataactggagggaagagcagagagagagagataactggagggaagagcagagagagagagataactggagagaagagcagagagagagataactggagagaagagcagagagagataactggagggaagaagagcagagagagagataactggagagaagagcagagagagataactggagggaagagcagagagagataactggagagaagagcagagagagagataactggagggaagagcagagagagagataactggagagaagagcagagagagagataactggagggaagagcagagagagataactggagggaagagcagagagagagataactggagggaagagcagagagagagataactggagggaagagcagagagagagataactggaaggaagaagagcagagagagataactggagagaagagcagagagagataactggagggaagagcagagagagagataactggagggaagagcagagagagagataactggagagaagagcagagagagagataactggagggaagagcagagagagagataactggagggaagaagagcagagagagataactggagagaagagcagagagagataactggagggaagagcagagagagataact is a genomic window containing:
- the ptmab gene encoding prothymosin alpha-B, which encodes MADTQVDSGSDISAKDLKEKKLVEEKENGKDAATNGKENDENGEPDVDDEEDEEVDEEDEEDDGEGDEEDEEDDDDEIEGGTKRAAEDDDDDDEDDVETKKQKTDDDD